Proteins encoded in a region of the Altererythrobacter ishigakiensis genome:
- a CDS encoding amidohydrolase family protein: MLKSLLSAVALTGAAIAFSAPAAAQMERVPERPAGEGEGPYDTLLIKGATMIDGTGAPPEGPVSILVEGNRITRIMRGGGDVPADRVIDASGMYVLPGFVDTHGHNGDPSKAPQPSYGFKLWLAHGVTSVRGVGFGFGPDDPSLSQKRRSAANTITAPRLFAYAVPGDVWPNGAVRTPEQGREWVRWIANRGYDGIKFFNSEDPATLAAILDESDKHGLGTVAHLGQRGVAEVNARVATELGLDGVTHFYGHFESLLNGAALPQYPADYNYLDEQSRFAWVARLADQVGDPDSEEWSAYVDHLIENDVTLSPTFNIYSASRDVMRARNLEWHEKYTLPQLMRFYSPSLTNHGSYYHDWTSDDEVAWRNFYRKWFDLTREFKDRGGRVTAGSDPGYIYQTWGFAYIGELEMLREAGLTPLEVIQAATINGAREIYDPKGVEPPFGSIKVGKLADLVIVPENPLSNLKILYGTGHTRLNRETNQLETVGGVRWTIKDGIVFDAPSLLEDVADMVEMQKLHDNATMAE, encoded by the coding sequence ATGCTTAAGTCATTGCTGAGCGCAGTCGCGCTAACCGGCGCTGCGATTGCTTTCTCTGCACCTGCAGCTGCGCAAATGGAGAGGGTTCCGGAACGCCCGGCCGGTGAAGGCGAAGGTCCGTACGATACATTGCTCATCAAGGGCGCAACCATGATCGATGGCACCGGTGCGCCTCCCGAAGGTCCAGTCAGCATCCTTGTGGAAGGCAACCGCATAACGCGCATCATGAGAGGAGGAGGAGATGTTCCCGCCGATCGCGTGATTGACGCCAGCGGAATGTATGTCTTGCCGGGCTTCGTCGACACGCACGGACACAACGGCGACCCGTCCAAGGCGCCCCAGCCGTCCTACGGATTCAAGCTATGGCTGGCACATGGGGTGACGAGCGTTCGTGGGGTTGGTTTCGGGTTTGGTCCTGACGATCCTTCGCTTAGCCAGAAGCGCCGGAGCGCGGCCAATACAATCACTGCACCTCGTCTATTTGCATACGCAGTTCCGGGAGATGTCTGGCCCAATGGCGCCGTGCGCACCCCTGAACAAGGACGTGAATGGGTGCGCTGGATTGCGAACCGGGGCTATGATGGGATCAAGTTCTTCAACAGTGAAGACCCCGCCACACTGGCCGCAATTCTAGATGAATCCGACAAGCACGGGCTTGGTACTGTCGCACATCTGGGTCAGCGCGGCGTGGCGGAAGTCAACGCACGTGTCGCGACAGAGCTTGGTCTTGATGGAGTTACTCACTTCTATGGTCATTTTGAAAGCCTGCTAAATGGGGCCGCACTGCCGCAATATCCCGCGGACTATAACTATCTTGATGAGCAATCACGTTTTGCATGGGTCGCTCGGCTCGCCGATCAGGTGGGCGATCCCGACAGCGAAGAGTGGAGCGCCTATGTCGATCATCTGATCGAGAATGACGTTACGCTCAGCCCCACTTTCAATATCTACTCTGCCAGCCGCGACGTCATGAGAGCGCGCAATCTCGAATGGCATGAGAAATACACTCTGCCGCAGCTGATGCGGTTCTATTCACCTAGTCTTACCAATCACGGCAGCTACTATCATGATTGGACCAGTGATGACGAAGTTGCATGGCGAAACTTCTACCGCAAATGGTTCGATCTGACGCGTGAGTTCAAGGACCGCGGCGGGCGCGTGACGGCTGGATCTGATCCGGGTTATATCTATCAGACATGGGGGTTCGCCTACATCGGAGAGCTCGAGATGCTGCGCGAAGCGGGCCTGACTCCTTTGGAAGTCATTCAGGCTGCAACAATCAATGGTGCACGCGAGATTTATGACCCTAAGGGCGTTGAGCCACCCTTTGGTTCGATCAAGGTTGGAAAACTTGCTGACCTGGTAATTGTCCCGGAAAACCCGCTGTCCAACCTGAAGATACTTTACGGCACCGGACACACTCGTCTCAATCGCGAGACCAACCAATTAGAGACCGTTGGCGGTGTTCGCTGGACGATCAAGGATGGGATCGTCTTTGATGCGCCCAGTTTGCTGGAAGACGTTGCCGATATGGTTGAAATGCAGAAGCTGCACGATAACGCCACCATGGCTGAATAA
- a CDS encoding ABC-F family ATP-binding cassette domain-containing protein, with amino-acid sequence MAQPPILSWEGLGLQQGGRWLLGGPDREDINLHIGPRDRLALIGRNGAGKTTLFRLIDNQIEADRGTRKVKPGVRIVVLEQDPDFTGCDTLMDWALLGEHAPAEHEVEAIAGQLGIDMTTASAGASGGERRRAAIARALAQEPDLLLMDEPTNHLDLAAIDWLEDWLTRYKGAFIVISHDRTFLKRLTSATLWLDRGIIRRKEVGFGGYEAWEEQVYAEEARAAEKLDAKLKIEAHWLERGVTARRKRNQGRLEKLWQMRAQRAAMISGGGTAKLKLATEEDFKSKSVIVAENISKSYDDRTVIQPFSLRIQRGDRIGIVGANGAGKTTLLKMLTGELEPDGGTVTISKKLTGVMIDQQRSLMEPDRTVRQVLAEGGDWLDVRGNRKHVQAYLKDFLFDPKIVETKVGILSGGERSRLLLAREFARKSNLLVLDEPTNDLDLETLDLLQEVIADYDGTVLIVSHDRDFLDRTVTLTLGLDGSGTVDVVAGGYEDWERKRREPKVRKTKSALAENKRSSPPPPPPKPDKLSYKDQRDYELLPARIEELEAAISKGEQILSDPELYTKDPKKFAAISQGLENARAAKDAAEERWLELAEKVEG; translated from the coding sequence ATGGCGCAACCACCAATCCTCTCATGGGAAGGCCTTGGTCTGCAGCAAGGCGGTCGCTGGCTGCTGGGTGGCCCGGACCGTGAAGACATCAATTTGCATATTGGGCCGCGGGACCGGCTTGCACTCATAGGACGCAATGGCGCCGGAAAAACAACACTGTTCCGCTTGATCGATAACCAGATTGAGGCTGATCGGGGCACGCGCAAGGTAAAGCCGGGCGTGCGTATTGTAGTGCTGGAGCAAGATCCTGATTTCACCGGGTGCGACACTCTCATGGATTGGGCATTATTGGGCGAACACGCGCCGGCTGAACACGAAGTCGAAGCAATTGCCGGCCAGCTTGGCATCGACATGACGACCGCATCCGCAGGCGCAAGCGGTGGTGAACGCCGCCGGGCCGCCATTGCTCGCGCGTTGGCGCAAGAGCCCGATCTGCTGCTGATGGATGAGCCAACCAACCATCTAGACCTTGCCGCCATCGACTGGCTCGAAGACTGGCTGACCCGCTACAAGGGCGCGTTCATCGTGATTAGCCATGACCGCACATTCCTGAAGCGACTCACCAGTGCAACCCTTTGGCTCGACCGGGGCATTATCCGGCGCAAGGAAGTTGGCTTTGGCGGTTACGAGGCTTGGGAAGAGCAGGTCTATGCAGAAGAGGCCCGCGCCGCTGAGAAGCTCGACGCGAAGCTCAAGATCGAAGCGCACTGGCTTGAGCGCGGCGTAACCGCGCGGCGCAAGCGTAATCAGGGACGGTTGGAGAAATTGTGGCAGATGCGCGCGCAACGAGCTGCAATGATCTCGGGCGGCGGAACAGCCAAGCTCAAACTTGCGACGGAAGAAGACTTCAAATCAAAGTCGGTCATAGTCGCGGAGAATATATCGAAGAGCTATGATGATCGTACAGTGATCCAGCCCTTTAGTCTGCGCATCCAGCGCGGCGACCGGATCGGCATTGTCGGCGCCAACGGTGCCGGAAAGACGACGCTTCTTAAGATGCTCACTGGCGAACTTGAGCCCGATGGCGGTACTGTCACGATCTCAAAAAAGCTGACCGGCGTGATGATCGATCAACAGCGCAGCCTGATGGAACCCGATCGCACGGTCAGGCAAGTTCTTGCCGAGGGTGGTGACTGGCTCGACGTGCGCGGCAACCGCAAACATGTGCAGGCGTATCTGAAAGACTTTCTGTTCGATCCGAAGATCGTTGAAACCAAGGTCGGCATCCTGTCTGGTGGTGAGCGATCGCGACTGCTTCTGGCACGCGAATTTGCCCGCAAGTCGAACCTGCTCGTGCTCGATGAACCAACCAACGATCTTGATCTCGAGACGCTAGATCTGTTGCAAGAAGTCATCGCCGATTATGATGGTACTGTACTGATTGTTAGCCACGACCGTGATTTTCTGGACCGGACTGTCACACTGACGCTTGGTCTGGACGGAAGCGGCACGGTGGACGTAGTTGCTGGTGGGTATGAGGATTGGGAGCGCAAACGCCGCGAACCAAAAGTCAGAAAGACCAAATCCGCCCTTGCCGAGAATAAGAGAAGTTCTCCGCCGCCGCCTCCACCAAAACCGGATAAGCTTTCATACAAGGATCAGCGTGACTACGAGCTACTTCCCGCGCGGATTGAGGAATTGGAAGCAGCAATAAGCAAGGGTGAGCAAATCCTGTCTGATCCCGAGCTCTACACCAAGGACCCGAAGAAGTTTGCAGCCATCAGCCAGGGGTTAGAGAACGCCCGTGCAGCAAAGGATGCAGCGGAAGAGCGCTGGCTAGAGTTGGCCGAAAAGGTCGAGGGATGA
- a CDS encoding helix-turn-helix transcriptional regulator, with amino-acid sequence MINRIRDIRKSKGMTLAELAEACDPPTTPQTIGRLETGMRNLSLKWMDRIAAALQVDPEMIVRSEETPAPMVIAELAGHGPDALSKPREALLPSDIAGEGALTVISVKESVGEFRPGDLLWMRQLEGADVSHAINRDVLVPRPGGRFAFGRLIDRQGELVGILPPGSGQKQQVVDNPPWIAVAEMLVRKL; translated from the coding sequence ATGATCAATCGCATCCGTGATATACGCAAGAGCAAGGGAATGACTCTGGCGGAGCTGGCAGAAGCCTGTGATCCGCCCACCACTCCGCAAACCATCGGCCGCCTCGAAACAGGCATGCGTAATCTTTCACTCAAGTGGATGGATCGTATTGCTGCTGCGCTTCAAGTCGATCCGGAAATGATCGTGCGATCCGAAGAAACACCAGCGCCGATGGTTATCGCTGAGCTGGCCGGCCACGGACCCGATGCACTCTCAAAACCAAGGGAAGCCTTGCTGCCCAGTGATATCGCTGGCGAAGGCGCGTTGACGGTTATCAGCGTGAAGGAGAGCGTCGGAGAATTTCGTCCGGGTGACTTACTCTGGATGAGACAACTAGAGGGCGCAGACGTCAGTCATGCGATCAATCGCGATGTATTGGTCCCACGACCCGGTGGGCGATTTGCTTTTGGGCGGCTGATCGATCGTCAAGGCGAACTGGTTGGCATTCTGCCGCCGGGCAGCGGCCAGAAGCAGCAGGTGGTCGACAATCCGCCATGGATTGCCGTCGCCGAGATGCTCGTGCGAAAGCTCTAG
- the secF gene encoding protein translocase subunit SecF, whose translation MRLLKLVPDDTNIKFLKWRVPFFVLSLILIAASWALVLTKGINYGVDFAGGQEVRLTFEQREEAPIPALREMVTSLGYGTPVVQEIGAPNSVSIRVPLPESAESEPGAATEIGNQVIEMIEAEYPNVARDGNNTVSGKVAGEFRQDAVLALIAAMLAVAIYIWIRFEWQFGVGGLFALFHDVSLTLGMFSLFQMEFSLQIIAAILAIIGYSLNDTIVVYDRIRENLKKYRKMDLTDLLDLSVNETLARTVMTSLTLLVALLPLLLFGPESLFGLVAAITLGLFVGTYSSVYMAAPLLIWMGVNSSSFVPQESAADLQEKKARGQV comes from the coding sequence ATGCGACTTCTCAAACTTGTCCCTGACGACACCAACATCAAGTTTCTTAAATGGCGTGTGCCGTTCTTCGTGCTCAGCCTGATCCTGATCGCTGCAAGTTGGGCACTCGTCCTGACCAAAGGCATAAATTACGGCGTAGACTTTGCGGGTGGTCAGGAAGTGCGACTGACCTTCGAGCAGCGTGAGGAAGCCCCAATTCCGGCATTGCGCGAGATGGTCACTAGTTTGGGCTATGGCACGCCCGTTGTGCAGGAAATTGGCGCACCGAATTCGGTATCGATCCGTGTCCCGCTTCCTGAAAGCGCGGAAAGCGAACCTGGCGCTGCTACCGAAATTGGCAATCAGGTCATTGAGATGATCGAAGCTGAGTACCCTAACGTGGCCCGTGACGGGAATAACACCGTGTCTGGCAAGGTGGCAGGAGAGTTCCGTCAGGATGCCGTCTTGGCATTGATCGCGGCGATGCTGGCCGTTGCGATATACATCTGGATACGTTTCGAGTGGCAGTTTGGTGTGGGCGGCCTCTTCGCGCTGTTCCACGATGTCTCTCTGACGCTGGGCATGTTCTCTTTATTCCAGATGGAATTCAGTTTGCAGATCATCGCGGCAATTCTGGCCATCATCGGCTATTCGCTGAATGACACGATCGTCGTGTATGACCGTATTCGCGAAAATCTGAAGAAGTATCGCAAGATGGATCTCACGGACTTGCTCGACTTGTCCGTGAATGAAACGCTCGCGCGAACAGTCATGACCAGCCTGACGTTGCTGGTTGCTCTGCTACCGCTTTTACTGTTCGGACCGGAGAGCTTGTTTGGTCTGGTCGCTGCGATAACCTTGGGTCTTTTCGTTGGTACTTACAGCTCGGTCTACATGGCGGCGCCATTGCTTATATGGATGGGTGTGAACTCCAGCAGCTTCGTACCGCAGGAAAGCGCCGCCGACCTGCAAGAAAAAAAGGCACGAGGGCAGGTCTGA
- the secD gene encoding protein translocase subunit SecD, which yields MLDFPIWKKIWLWGLTLVAVAAAIPSLTTNTGFQWPEFLPDPEINLGLDLAGGSHILLEADPAQVADQRLENMEETVRSTMRGSVPESRIRIGDVSTANGELSFMLDDPSDLDRARELLLPVMNGTGLVREWDLRVEDAQRMILTPTDDGIETAVDQAMESATEVVRKRIDSLGTREPTIIRQGDTRIVVQVPGLDDPDQLKALLGQTARLEFKMVDQSALPSDVAQGIAPLGSEIFPYAETSQFSGTSVAVRRLGGIRGDSLINAQQSFDPQTNEPVVSITFDQQGGSRFAQLSTQNVGRPFAIILDGNVLSTPVFNEPILGGSAQISGGFTVDTANNLAISLRSGALPVDLTVIEENTVSPELGADSIRKGMLAMLVGSAAVIALMIASYGRFGIYATAALLLNVLIILGIMAGLNTTLTLPGIAGFVLTIGAAVDANVLINERIREERKRGRRVIAAVENGYKEASRAIYDANITNFIAGVLLFLFGSGPVRGFAVVLVIGLFTSVFTAVVLTRMWVAGWLRKARPSDISL from the coding sequence ATGCTCGACTTTCCAATCTGGAAGAAGATCTGGCTCTGGGGCCTGACGCTGGTGGCGGTTGCTGCCGCAATTCCATCGCTCACCACGAATACCGGTTTTCAATGGCCTGAATTCCTGCCCGATCCCGAAATCAATCTGGGTCTGGACTTGGCCGGTGGCAGCCACATTCTGCTTGAAGCCGACCCGGCGCAGGTCGCAGATCAGCGTTTGGAAAACATGGAAGAGACGGTGCGCTCAACTATGCGGGGTTCCGTGCCGGAAAGTCGCATCCGCATTGGTGATGTTTCGACGGCAAATGGTGAACTGAGCTTTATGCTTGATGATCCGTCCGATCTTGATCGCGCGCGAGAGCTCCTGTTGCCGGTCATGAATGGCACCGGATTGGTGCGCGAATGGGACCTGCGCGTCGAAGATGCGCAACGCATGATCCTAACCCCGACCGACGACGGGATCGAAACCGCGGTTGATCAGGCGATGGAAAGTGCAACCGAAGTTGTTCGCAAGCGCATTGACTCGCTTGGCACGCGCGAGCCCACGATCATCCGGCAGGGTGACACACGCATTGTTGTGCAGGTGCCAGGTTTGGATGATCCCGATCAGCTAAAGGCGCTGCTGGGACAGACTGCCCGGTTGGAATTCAAAATGGTCGACCAAAGCGCGCTGCCCAGCGATGTAGCGCAAGGCATCGCTCCGCTGGGTTCCGAGATTTTTCCCTATGCTGAAACATCTCAGTTTTCGGGTACATCAGTTGCTGTGCGCCGGCTCGGTGGAATTCGCGGCGATAGCTTGATCAATGCACAACAAAGTTTTGACCCACAGACGAACGAACCGGTTGTAAGCATTACATTTGACCAGCAGGGCGGCTCACGGTTTGCTCAGTTGAGCACGCAGAACGTCGGCAGGCCGTTCGCGATCATTCTTGATGGGAACGTGCTGTCTACCCCAGTTTTCAACGAGCCGATTCTGGGTGGTAGCGCACAGATTTCGGGAGGATTTACTGTCGACACGGCGAACAATCTCGCCATTTCGCTGCGTTCGGGTGCGCTTCCAGTCGATCTGACTGTTATCGAAGAGAACACTGTCAGTCCGGAACTTGGGGCGGACTCGATCCGCAAGGGTATGCTGGCGATGCTGGTCGGTTCAGCTGCAGTGATCGCCCTGATGATCGCAAGCTATGGCCGGTTCGGTATATATGCCACGGCTGCGCTACTGCTGAATGTGCTCATCATCCTAGGTATTATGGCGGGCCTCAACACAACGCTGACGCTGCCGGGCATTGCAGGCTTCGTTTTGACAATCGGCGCGGCGGTTGATGCCAATGTCCTGATCAATGAACGAATACGCGAAGAGCGCAAGCGCGGGCGACGCGTGATCGCAGCGGTGGAGAATGGCTATAAAGAAGCGAGCCGCGCGATTTATGATGCAAACATCACCAACTTTATCGCCGGCGTACTGCTGTTCCTTTTTGGATCAGGCCCGGTTCGCGGTTTCGCGGTTGTTCTGGTGATCGGCCTTTTCACGAGCGTGTTTACCGCAGTGGTGCTGACTCGCATGTGGGTAGCGGGGTGGCTCCGCAAAGCACGCCCAAGCGATATCAGTCTTTAA
- the yajC gene encoding preprotein translocase subunit YajC — MFEILAAAASAEAPPAWIQWLPIIGMILIFWFLIIRPQMKRQKEHQQKIASIKKGDQVVTAGGLVGKVHKVDDTYAELDLAQGVRVKAVKSTIGDIIPPGGTPAND; from the coding sequence ATGTTTGAAATTCTTGCCGCAGCGGCCAGCGCCGAAGCTCCGCCAGCCTGGATCCAATGGCTGCCGATTATCGGTATGATCCTGATTTTCTGGTTCCTGATTATCCGTCCGCAAATGAAGCGGCAAAAGGAACACCAGCAGAAAATTGCATCGATCAAGAAAGGTGATCAAGTGGTCACCGCTGGAGGACTTGTCGGCAAGGTGCACAAGGTTGATGACACCTACGCCGAGCTCGATCTGGCGCAAGGGGTACGCGTAAAGGCTGTTAAGAGTACCATTGGTGACATCATTCCGCCGGGCGGCACTCCGGCCAACGACTGA